One stretch of Amycolatopsis sp. NBC_00345 DNA includes these proteins:
- the accB gene encoding acetyl-CoA carboxylase biotin carboxyl carrier protein, translating into MTEADQDFDLLVQLREHTRRLAEELSGPLRSVRVRSGETTIEVEWQPEAAAAAPSAAAAAPAPAPEPPRAEEPDERFAVVDSPMVGTFYRSPSPDRPPFVEVGDALQVDQTIGVIEAMKLFNPIGSELAGIVVEVLVPDASPVEFGQPLLRVALAEPVGAGAEGRG; encoded by the coding sequence ATGACAGAGGCAGACCAGGATTTCGACCTGCTGGTGCAGTTGCGCGAGCACACCCGCAGGCTGGCCGAGGAGCTCTCCGGCCCGCTGCGCAGCGTGCGGGTGCGCTCCGGCGAGACCACCATCGAGGTCGAGTGGCAGCCCGAGGCGGCCGCCGCGGCGCCGTCGGCCGCAGCAGCCGCCCCGGCCCCGGCGCCGGAGCCGCCGCGTGCGGAGGAGCCCGACGAGCGGTTCGCCGTGGTCGACTCGCCGATGGTCGGCACCTTCTACCGCTCGCCGAGCCCGGACCGGCCGCCGTTCGTCGAGGTGGGCGACGCGCTGCAGGTCGACCAGACCATCGGCGTGATCGAGGCGATGAAGCTGTTCAACCCGATCGGCAGCGAGCTGGCCGGGATCGTCGTCGAGGTGCTGGTGCCCGACGCCAGCCCGGTCGAGTTCGGCCAGCCGCTGCTGCGGGTGGCCCTCGCCGAGCCGGTGGGCGCGGGCGCGGAAGGACGGGGGTAG
- a CDS encoding beta-ketoacyl-[acyl-carrier-protein] synthase family protein yields MSGSPPRRTVVTGIGVVAPGGVGRKAFWKLLTDGRTATRRISLFDASAFRSQVAAEVDFDPVEAGLDARDRRRGDRYVQFALAAAGEAVADSGLEFDEALLERTGVVLGSAVGGTTALEDEYVVLSDNGRDWLVDPRYAGPFLYQALVPSSLAADVAVRYGVNGPVQVISTGCTSGIDALGYAHQLVQDGEADVVLAGASESPLSPVTAASFDAIKATTPDNDDPAHASRPFDLDRTGFVLGEGGAVLVFEELEHARKRGAPIYCEVTGYAARSNGFHMTGLRPDGAEMSRAIDDAMRQGRHNAADVSYICAHGSGTRQNDRHETAAFKRSLGPAAYGVPISSIKSMIGHSLGAIGALEMAACALAIQDDTVPPTANWATRDPECDLDYTPNTARELPVDVALSVGSGFGGFQSAMVFAKVGEAVR; encoded by the coding sequence GTGAGCGGATCACCGCCGCGGCGCACCGTGGTCACCGGGATCGGCGTGGTGGCCCCGGGCGGCGTCGGCCGCAAGGCGTTCTGGAAGCTGCTGACCGACGGCCGCACCGCGACCCGGCGGATCAGCCTGTTCGACGCGTCCGCGTTCCGCTCGCAGGTGGCCGCCGAGGTGGACTTCGACCCGGTGGAGGCCGGGCTGGACGCCCGCGACCGGCGACGCGGCGACCGCTACGTGCAGTTCGCGCTGGCCGCGGCCGGCGAGGCGGTGGCCGACAGCGGCCTGGAGTTCGACGAGGCGCTGCTGGAGCGCACCGGGGTCGTGCTGGGTTCGGCGGTGGGCGGCACCACGGCGCTGGAGGACGAGTACGTCGTGCTCAGCGACAACGGCCGCGACTGGCTGGTCGACCCGCGCTACGCCGGCCCTTTCCTTTACCAGGCACTGGTTCCCAGCAGCCTGGCCGCCGACGTGGCCGTCCGCTACGGGGTGAACGGCCCGGTGCAGGTGATCTCCACCGGCTGCACCTCCGGCATCGACGCGCTCGGCTACGCCCACCAGCTGGTGCAGGACGGTGAGGCGGACGTGGTGCTCGCGGGCGCCTCGGAGTCGCCGCTCTCGCCGGTCACCGCGGCCTCGTTCGACGCGATCAAGGCCACCACACCGGACAACGACGACCCAGCGCACGCCTCGCGGCCGTTCGACCTCGACCGGACTGGGTTCGTGCTCGGCGAGGGCGGCGCGGTGCTGGTCTTCGAGGAGCTGGAGCACGCGCGCAAGCGGGGGGCGCCGATCTACTGCGAGGTCACCGGTTATGCCGCGCGCAGCAACGGTTTCCACATGACCGGCCTGCGCCCGGACGGGGCCGAGATGTCGCGGGCGATCGACGACGCCATGCGCCAGGGCCGGCACAACGCCGCGGACGTCTCCTACATCTGCGCGCACGGCTCCGGCACCCGGCAGAACGACCGGCACGAGACCGCGGCGTTCAAGCGCTCGCTCGGACCGGCCGCCTACGGCGTGCCGATCAGCTCGATCAAGTCGATGATCGGGCACTCGCTGGGCGCGATCGGCGCGCTGGAGATGGCCGCCTGCGCGCTGGCCATCCAGGACGACACCGTGCCGCCGACGGCGAACTGGGCCACCCGGGACCCCGAGTGCGACCTGGACTACACCCCCAACACCGCGCGTGAACTGCCGGTGGACGTGGCGCTCTCGGTCGGCAGCGGGTTCGGCGGGTTCCAGTCGGCGATGGTGTTCGCCAAGGTCGGGGAGGCGGTCCGATGA
- a CDS encoding NAD(P)-dependent oxidoreductase, with protein MRVAVLGATGRLGRVVVDRALAEGHEVVALARRPRADQVRHERYTEHQADVMDLDSLSVLDGVDAVVFLVGRPGRSTTVVRSTGMSNVVKAAAGYGIKRVIAVSPSAVHIGRDATLVRKAALRFFWHKLNRNPFLDLERMEDELGLSDLDWTVVRTARLTGRPASGAFDAVPGSVRGPERPVALADLAGYVVGHLDDGALHRAVVTLTGKR; from the coding sequence ATGCGGGTAGCAGTTCTTGGCGCGACCGGCCGGCTCGGCCGGGTGGTGGTGGACCGCGCACTGGCGGAGGGGCACGAGGTCGTCGCGCTCGCCCGCCGCCCGCGCGCGGACCAGGTGCGGCACGAGAGGTACACCGAGCACCAGGCCGACGTGATGGACCTGGACTCGCTGTCGGTGCTCGACGGCGTGGACGCCGTGGTGTTCCTGGTCGGCCGGCCGGGCCGCTCGACGACGGTGGTGCGCAGCACCGGTATGTCCAATGTGGTCAAAGCGGCCGCCGGGTACGGGATCAAGCGGGTCATCGCCGTCTCGCCCAGTGCCGTGCACATCGGCCGGGACGCCACGCTGGTCCGCAAGGCGGCGCTGCGGTTCTTCTGGCACAAGCTCAACCGCAACCCGTTCCTGGACCTGGAGCGGATGGAGGACGAGCTGGGTCTCAGCGACCTGGACTGGACGGTCGTGCGCACCGCGCGGCTGACCGGCCGCCCGGCCTCGGGGGCGTTCGACGCCGTGCCGGGCAGCGTCCGCGGGCCGGAGCGGCCGGTGGCGCTGGCCGACCTGGCCGGGTACGTGGTCGGCCACCTCGACGACGGTGCCCTGCACCGCGCGGTGGTGACGCTCACGGGGAAGCGGTGA
- a CDS encoding serine O-acetyltransferase, which translates to MRLLADLRLIARNTGCGPVAALLHPSVPALLAYRLAHRLHPRHRHTARVLSAVGRLASGGIEIHPGAAVGERLFLAHGTGIVVGETARIGDDVTLGPQVTLGAVGWWRDNNRPPGAARHPTVGDRVWIGPNATILGPVTIGDDVVIGPHSLVTTDIAAGAEVSAETAFSL; encoded by the coding sequence ATGCGCCTGCTGGCCGACCTGCGCCTCATCGCGCGCAACACCGGCTGCGGACCGGTGGCGGCTCTGCTGCACCCCTCCGTCCCCGCGCTGCTGGCCTACCGGCTCGCCCACCGCCTGCACCCGCGCCACCGTCACACGGCGCGGGTGCTGAGCGCGGTGGGCCGGCTGGCCTCCGGCGGCATCGAGATCCACCCGGGCGCCGCGGTCGGCGAACGGCTGTTCCTGGCGCACGGCACCGGCATCGTGGTCGGCGAAACCGCCCGGATCGGCGACGACGTCACCCTGGGCCCGCAGGTGACCCTCGGCGCGGTGGGCTGGTGGCGGGACAACAACCGCCCGCCCGGCGCCGCCCGCCACCCCACCGTGGGCGACCGGGTGTGGATCGGCCCGAACGCGACAATCCTGGGCCCGGTGACCATCGGCGACGACGTGGTGATCGGGCCGCACTCCCTGGTGACCACCGACATCGCCGCGGGCGCCGAGGTCAGCGCCGAGACCGCGTTCTCGCTCTAG
- the accD gene encoding acetyl-CoA carboxylase, carboxyltransferase subunit beta produces MTIARVEAESIGTWLRCAGCSTLHYAKKLARGLGVCPDCDHHQRLTAAERAGQLLDDGALTVLPGRVLASDVLGFTDAKPYRERLIAARKSTGMDDAVLCGTGAIGGTPVCLAVMDFRFMGGSLGAAVGELITRAAEVALRERRAFVVVTASGGARMQEGILALMQMAKVSQALAGLRAAGLLSVSVVTDPTYGGVAASFATNTDVVVAERGARMGFAGPRVIEQTIGQRLPADFQTAAFLLAHGQVDAVLHRHDLRGWLAKLLAATRPGPAPEAVADSLVRDPGALAALDPWDAVAAARDTARPTALDRIGALLDGFVELHGDRAQADCPAVVAGFGLLDGLPIAVIGHQKGHHTKELLARNFGMPRPEGYRKALRVMRLAGRLGIPIVTLVDTPGAYPGRDAEEHGQSIAIAENVLAMFELPVPVVTVVTGEGGSGGALALAVGDRVLMLEHATYSVISPEGCSSILWGTAASAAEAARALRITARELLALSVVDGVLPESGAGVAEGLGAAIRGCLAELSAVDTETLVRDRRARFRAFGTAGLMRDA; encoded by the coding sequence GTGACGATCGCTCGTGTGGAGGCGGAGAGCATCGGGACGTGGCTGCGCTGCGCGGGCTGCTCGACCCTGCACTACGCCAAGAAACTGGCCCGCGGCCTGGGCGTCTGCCCGGACTGCGACCACCACCAGCGGCTCACCGCCGCCGAACGCGCCGGCCAGCTGCTCGACGACGGCGCCCTGACCGTGCTGCCCGGCCGGGTACTGGCGAGCGACGTGCTCGGTTTCACCGACGCCAAGCCCTACCGCGAGCGCCTCATCGCCGCGCGGAAGTCGACCGGGATGGACGACGCCGTGCTCTGCGGCACCGGGGCCATCGGCGGGACGCCGGTGTGCCTGGCGGTGATGGACTTCCGCTTCATGGGCGGCAGCCTCGGCGCGGCCGTCGGTGAGCTGATCACCCGGGCCGCCGAGGTCGCGCTGCGCGAGCGCCGGGCGTTCGTGGTGGTCACCGCGTCCGGCGGGGCGCGCATGCAGGAGGGCATCCTCGCCCTGATGCAGATGGCCAAGGTCAGCCAGGCGCTGGCCGGGCTGCGCGCGGCGGGACTGCTGTCGGTGAGCGTGGTGACCGACCCGACTTACGGCGGGGTCGCCGCCTCGTTCGCCACCAACACCGACGTCGTGGTGGCCGAGCGCGGTGCCCGGATGGGCTTCGCCGGGCCGCGGGTGATCGAGCAGACCATCGGCCAGCGGCTCCCGGCGGACTTCCAGACCGCGGCGTTCCTGCTGGCCCACGGCCAGGTCGACGCCGTCCTGCACCGCCACGACCTGCGCGGCTGGCTGGCCAAGCTGCTCGCCGCGACCCGTCCGGGCCCCGCGCCCGAAGCCGTGGCCGACTCGCTGGTCCGCGATCCGGGGGCGCTGGCGGCCCTGGACCCGTGGGACGCCGTCGCCGCCGCCCGGGACACCGCCCGGCCGACCGCGCTCGACCGCATCGGCGCCCTGCTCGACGGGTTCGTCGAGCTGCACGGCGACCGCGCCCAGGCCGACTGCCCGGCGGTCGTCGCGGGTTTCGGCCTGCTCGACGGCTTGCCGATCGCGGTCATCGGGCACCAGAAAGGCCACCACACCAAGGAGTTGCTGGCCCGCAACTTCGGCATGCCGCGCCCGGAGGGCTACCGCAAGGCACTGCGCGTGATGCGGCTGGCCGGCCGGCTCGGCATCCCGATCGTGACCCTGGTGGACACCCCGGGCGCCTACCCCGGCCGCGACGCCGAGGAGCACGGGCAGTCGATCGCGATCGCGGAGAACGTGCTGGCCATGTTCGAGCTGCCGGTCCCGGTGGTCACCGTGGTGACCGGCGAGGGCGGCAGCGGCGGGGCGCTGGCGCTGGCGGTCGGCGACCGGGTGCTGATGCTGGAGCACGCGACCTACTCGGTGATCAGCCCCGAGGGCTGCTCGTCGATCCTGTGGGGCACAGCGGCTTCGGCCGCCGAGGCGGCCCGGGCGCTGCGGATCACCGCCAGGGAGCTGCTCGCGCTGTCCGTTGTGGATGGTGTGCTGCCGGAATCGGGCGCGGGCGTGGCCGAGGGACTGGGCGCCGCGATCCGCGGCTGCCTGGCCGAACTGTCCGCTGTGGACACCGAAACGCTGGTGCGGGACCGCCGCGCGCGCTTCCGCGCCTTCGGCACGGCGGGCCTGATGAGGGATGCCTGA
- a CDS encoding acyl carrier protein, which produces MTTQRFDTGELGREIEDILVRSAGLAPSVFAASEGTLLELGLDSLAAMELQAVVQDRYGVQIPDGALEMSVRELADFVGERAGEVA; this is translated from the coding sequence GTGACCACACAGAGGTTCGACACCGGCGAGCTGGGCCGGGAGATCGAGGACATCCTGGTGCGCAGCGCCGGGCTCGCCCCGTCGGTGTTCGCCGCGTCCGAGGGGACGCTGCTGGAGCTGGGCCTGGACTCGCTGGCGGCGATGGAGCTGCAGGCGGTCGTGCAGGACCGCTACGGCGTGCAGATCCCGGACGGCGCCCTGGAGATGAGCGTGCGCGAGCTCGCGGACTTCGTCGGCGAGCGCGCCGGGGAGGTGGCGTGA
- a CDS encoding ester cyclase: MSAEDNMKLVRFITERGLNEGDVSFIDEVFAADYVVHARDLDLPPGPGAFQAAVEFWRRSFPDFHCTIEHMIADGEYVAHRFSTTGTHTGALGEMPPTGKAFQVSGVDMHRVVDGKVVESWISDDFPRILIEIGVLNPAGGPPGGHGGPPSGRPGA, encoded by the coding sequence ATGTCGGCCGAGGACAACATGAAGCTCGTGCGTTTCATCACCGAGCGCGGGCTCAACGAGGGTGACGTGAGCTTCATCGACGAGGTGTTCGCCGCGGACTACGTGGTGCATGCGCGGGACCTGGACCTGCCACCGGGGCCGGGGGCGTTCCAGGCGGCGGTGGAGTTCTGGCGGCGGTCGTTCCCGGACTTCCACTGCACCATCGAGCACATGATCGCCGACGGCGAGTACGTCGCGCACCGGTTCAGCACCACCGGGACGCACACCGGCGCGCTGGGCGAGATGCCGCCGACCGGCAAGGCGTTCCAGGTGTCCGGTGTGGACATGCACCGGGTGGTGGACGGCAAGGTGGTGGAGTCGTGGATCAGTGACGACTTCCCCCGCATCCTGATCGAGATCGGCGTCCTCAATCCCGCGGGCGGCCCGCCCGGCGGTCACGGCGGCCCGCCCAGCGGCCGGCCGGGGGCCTGA
- a CDS encoding NAD(P)-dependent oxidoreductase, which translates to MGAQRIGFLGLGAMGSGMAKRLLAAGFPVSVYNRTTAKAQALAEHGAVVAPSPGEAVAGADVVLLSLATAEVVEELLFTSGALARAGAGAVVADMSTVSPAAAQASAARVRAAGFGALDACVLGNARHAGDGELRFMIGGDESDVDKARPVLEVLAKEIVHLGPNGKGATAKIALNLIMGVQMQVLAEAVVLGEAAGLPRGRLIEMIAASGYSSPVMRFKSGVMARRAFDRPDFRLSLMRKDLRLAMDQAADLGVSLPATAASLEVLTAAVEAGHGELDCAAILLQVEHG; encoded by the coding sequence GTGGGCGCCCAGCGGATCGGGTTCCTCGGCCTCGGCGCGATGGGCTCGGGGATGGCGAAACGCTTGCTGGCGGCCGGTTTCCCGGTTTCGGTGTACAACCGGACGACGGCGAAGGCCCAGGCACTGGCCGAGCACGGCGCGGTGGTGGCCCCGAGCCCGGGCGAGGCGGTGGCCGGCGCCGACGTCGTGCTGCTGAGCCTGGCGACCGCCGAGGTGGTCGAGGAGCTGCTGTTCACCTCCGGCGCGCTGGCGCGGGCCGGGGCCGGGGCGGTGGTCGCGGACATGAGCACGGTCTCCCCCGCCGCCGCCCAGGCCTCGGCCGCGCGGGTGCGGGCCGCGGGCTTCGGCGCGCTGGACGCCTGCGTGCTGGGCAACGCCCGGCATGCCGGGGACGGCGAGCTGCGCTTCATGATCGGCGGTGACGAGTCCGATGTGGACAAAGCGCGGCCGGTGCTGGAGGTGCTGGCCAAGGAGATCGTCCACCTGGGACCGAACGGCAAGGGCGCCACCGCCAAGATCGCGCTGAACCTGATCATGGGCGTGCAGATGCAGGTGCTGGCCGAGGCGGTGGTGCTCGGCGAAGCCGCGGGCCTCCCGCGCGGCCGGCTGATCGAGATGATCGCGGCCAGCGGTTACAGCTCGCCGGTGATGCGCTTCAAGAGCGGCGTGATGGCCCGGCGCGCGTTCGACCGCCCGGACTTCCGGCTGTCCCTGATGCGCAAGGACCTGCGGCTGGCGATGGACCAGGCCGCGGACCTGGGCGTGTCACTGCCCGCGACCGCGGCCAGCCTCGAGGTGCTGACCGCCGCGGTCGAAGCGGGCCACGGCGAGCTCGACTGCGCGGCCATCCTGCTCCAGGTCGAGCACGGCTGA
- a CDS encoding TcmI family type II polyketide cyclase has translation MNRSLILAKIVPDAEHEVARIFAESDQTDLPRVAGVRHRSLYRLGDLYVHLLETDELGAQAVENARAHPEFARVSERLRPFITPYLSTWRSPRDAQAQRFYHWEDQS, from the coding sequence ATGAACCGGTCGCTGATTCTCGCCAAGATCGTGCCGGACGCCGAGCACGAGGTGGCCCGGATCTTCGCCGAGTCCGACCAGACCGACCTGCCGAGGGTCGCCGGGGTGCGGCATCGGTCGCTCTACCGGCTGGGGGACCTCTACGTGCACCTGCTGGAGACCGACGAGCTCGGCGCCCAGGCCGTGGAGAACGCCCGCGCGCACCCGGAGTTCGCCCGGGTGAGCGAGCGGCTGCGCCCCTTCATCACCCCGTACCTGTCCACCTGGCGCTCCCCCCGCGACGCGCAGGCGCAGCGCTTCTACCACTGGGAGGACCAGTCGTGA
- a CDS encoding SRPBCC family protein, translated as MAGHTEQSVLIDAPFQLVWDITNDVANWTGLYTEYAAVDIVDTHGDTVVFRLTMKPDENGKVWSWISQRTGNPAGRQVHAHRVETGPFEYMRIFWTYADEGGGTRMTWIQDFHMKPAAPVDDAQMTDRINTNSVLQMDIIKKKIEAAARSVARAR; from the coding sequence GTGGCCGGGCACACCGAGCAGAGCGTCCTGATCGACGCGCCGTTCCAGCTGGTCTGGGACATCACCAACGACGTCGCCAACTGGACCGGCCTCTACACCGAGTACGCCGCGGTCGACATCGTGGACACCCACGGCGACACCGTGGTGTTCCGGCTGACCATGAAGCCGGACGAGAACGGCAAGGTGTGGAGCTGGATCAGCCAGCGCACCGGGAACCCGGCCGGCCGGCAGGTGCACGCGCACCGGGTGGAGACCGGCCCGTTCGAGTACATGCGCATCTTCTGGACCTACGCCGACGAGGGCGGCGGCACCCGGATGACCTGGATCCAGGACTTCCACATGAAGCCCGCCGCGCCCGTCGACGACGCGCAGATGACCGACCGGATCAACACGAACTCCGTGCTCCAGATGGACATCATCAAGAAGAAGATCGAGGCGGCCGCCCGCAGCGTCGCGCGTGCCCGCTAA
- a CDS encoding acetyl-CoA carboxylase biotin carboxylase subunit, with amino-acid sequence MFGKVLIANRGEIALRVARTCRELGVRTVGVYSTADRDPRALRHFDETVHIGPARGRHSYQHIPSVIEAALQTGAEAIHPGYGFLSEDPDFAEVCAANGITFIGPEPGLMAALGDKSSARRIMSEAGLPLLPGSVEPIQGAEQATATAAAIGYPVIIKAVAGGGGKGMAIVTRGEDLVETFLGARATARAVFGDDRVYIERYLARARHVEVQVLCDSHGNGVHLGTRDCSVQRRHQKLVEEGPAPALTPATIAAMTSASVRAALQVGYTGVGTFEFLVDEAEAFSFMEINTRIQVEHTVTEAITGIDLVREQLFAAAGHPLALTQADIVTRGVAVECRVNGEDPDRDFVPTPGTLDRFDVPGGPFTRVDTHAFTGYALSPHYDSLLAKVVVWAPDRAQALDRMDRALAEFDIAGPGVRTTIGFLQRVMADPEFRKAEHGTALVDRLQARQKEAGK; translated from the coding sequence ATGTTCGGCAAGGTACTCATCGCCAACCGCGGCGAGATCGCGCTGCGCGTCGCCCGGACCTGCCGGGAGCTGGGCGTTCGCACCGTCGGGGTGTACTCCACCGCCGACCGCGACCCCCGCGCGCTGCGGCACTTCGACGAGACCGTCCACATCGGACCGGCCCGGGGCCGGCACAGCTACCAGCACATCCCGTCGGTGATCGAGGCCGCGCTGCAGACCGGCGCCGAGGCCATCCACCCCGGGTACGGCTTCCTCTCCGAGGACCCCGACTTCGCCGAGGTGTGCGCGGCGAACGGGATCACCTTCATCGGCCCCGAACCCGGGCTGATGGCCGCGCTGGGCGACAAATCCTCGGCCCGGCGGATCATGAGCGAGGCCGGCCTGCCGCTGCTGCCCGGCAGCGTGGAACCGATCCAGGGCGCCGAGCAGGCGACGGCCACCGCGGCGGCGATCGGCTACCCGGTCATCATCAAGGCGGTCGCCGGCGGCGGCGGCAAGGGCATGGCGATCGTGACCCGCGGCGAGGACCTGGTCGAGACCTTCCTGGGCGCCCGGGCGACCGCCCGCGCCGTCTTCGGCGACGACCGGGTCTACATCGAGCGCTACCTCGCCCGCGCCCGGCACGTCGAGGTGCAGGTGCTCTGCGACAGCCACGGCAACGGCGTGCACCTGGGCACCCGGGACTGCTCGGTGCAGCGCCGCCACCAGAAACTGGTCGAGGAGGGCCCGGCGCCCGCGCTGACCCCGGCGACCATCGCCGCGATGACCTCGGCCTCGGTCCGGGCCGCGCTGCAGGTCGGCTACACCGGCGTGGGCACCTTCGAGTTCCTGGTCGACGAGGCCGAGGCCTTCTCCTTCATGGAGATCAACACCCGGATCCAGGTCGAGCACACCGTCACCGAGGCGATCACCGGCATCGACCTGGTGCGCGAGCAGCTCTTCGCCGCCGCCGGGCACCCGCTCGCGCTGACCCAGGCCGACATCGTCACGCGCGGCGTGGCGGTGGAGTGCCGGGTCAACGGCGAGGACCCGGACCGCGACTTCGTGCCCACCCCGGGCACCCTCGACCGCTTCGACGTGCCCGGCGGCCCGTTCACCCGGGTCGACACACACGCCTTCACCGGCTACGCGCTGAGCCCGCACTACGACTCGCTGCTGGCGAAGGTCGTGGTGTGGGCGCCGGACCGGGCGCAGGCGCTGGACCGGATGGACCGGGCGCTGGCCGAGTTCGACATCGCGGGCCCCGGCGTCCGCACCACCATCGGATTCCTGCAGCGGGTGATGGCCGACCCCGAGTTCCGCAAGGCCGAGCACGGCACGGCACTGGTCGACCGCTTGCAGGCACGACAGAAGGAGGCAGGGAAGTGA
- a CDS encoding beta-ketoacyl synthase N-terminal-like domain-containing protein — protein MTAVITGIGVLAPSGTGAGEHWETVSTGTSRVGPISLFDASGYPTTLAGEVRGFDPRGRVDGRLLVQTDRWTWLGFDAAEQAIADAALDLSTMDPYDVSVVLASSSGGNQFGQRELQRLWSQPGRTVGAYQSIAWFYAATVGQLSIRHQAKGPSNVLVAESAGGLDSLAHAARLVSRGTPVVLAGGLEAPLSPYALACQIRNGRLSSGTDPERAYRPFDADAAGYVPGEGGAVFVVEDLEHALRRGAPVIYGEIAGCAATHDGAHTAAASAVPTRQYTRAMRLALERAGVEPGEVDAVIPDAVGVPAADLAEAAAITEVFGPGGVPVTTSKPLTGRLYQGGSALDAATALIAIRTGALPVSSGTDTPAPGCELDFVTATRESDVDTVLLGARGFDGYNSSVVLRAHRDRIEEAA, from the coding sequence ATGACGGCGGTGATCACCGGTATCGGGGTGCTGGCGCCGAGCGGGACCGGGGCCGGCGAGCACTGGGAAACGGTCAGCACCGGGACCTCGCGGGTCGGGCCGATCAGCCTGTTCGACGCCTCCGGCTACCCGACCACGCTCGCGGGCGAGGTGCGCGGGTTCGATCCGCGCGGCCGGGTGGACGGGCGGCTGCTCGTGCAGACCGACCGCTGGACCTGGCTCGGCTTCGACGCCGCCGAGCAGGCCATCGCCGACGCCGCGCTGGACCTGTCCACAATGGACCCCTATGACGTCTCGGTGGTGCTGGCCAGCTCCTCGGGCGGCAACCAGTTCGGGCAGCGCGAGCTGCAGCGGCTGTGGAGCCAGCCCGGCCGCACGGTCGGGGCGTACCAGTCGATCGCGTGGTTCTACGCCGCGACCGTCGGCCAGCTCTCCATCCGGCACCAGGCGAAGGGGCCGAGCAACGTGCTGGTCGCCGAGAGCGCCGGCGGCCTCGACAGCCTGGCGCACGCGGCCCGGCTGGTGAGCCGGGGCACTCCGGTGGTGCTCGCGGGCGGGCTGGAGGCGCCACTGAGCCCGTACGCGCTGGCCTGCCAGATCCGTAACGGGCGGCTCAGCTCGGGCACCGACCCCGAGCGTGCCTACCGGCCCTTCGACGCCGACGCCGCCGGCTACGTGCCGGGGGAGGGTGGGGCGGTGTTCGTGGTCGAGGACCTCGAGCACGCGCTGCGCCGCGGTGCCCCGGTGATCTACGGCGAGATCGCGGGCTGCGCGGCCACCCACGACGGCGCGCACACCGCGGCGGCCTCGGCCGTCCCCACGCGGCAGTACACCCGGGCGATGCGGCTGGCGCTCGAGCGCGCCGGGGTCGAACCGGGTGAGGTCGACGCGGTGATCCCGGACGCGGTCGGGGTGCCCGCCGCCGACCTGGCCGAGGCCGCGGCGATCACCGAGGTCTTCGGCCCCGGCGGGGTGCCGGTGACCACCAGCAAGCCGCTCACCGGGCGGCTCTACCAGGGCGGCAGCGCACTGGACGCCGCTACCGCGCTGATCGCCATCCGCACCGGGGCGCTGCCGGTGTCCAGCGGCACCGACACCCCGGCGCCGGGCTGCGAGCTGGACTTCGTCACCGCCACCCGGGAGTCCGATGTGGACACCGTGCTGCTCGGTGCGCGCGGCTTCGACGGCTACAACAGCTCGGTGGTGCTGCGGGCCCACCGTGACCGGATCGAGGAGGCCGCATGA
- a CDS encoding antibiotic biosynthesis monooxygenase family protein — translation MTTVETKAKARVVFLIRVPRERTEDFLAAYDKIRYEVAEGVPGHLVDQVCQASGDPEQWLITSEWESLAAFEAWEASPDHRTLVKPMRECMTEARSLRFTVHAQTARRAPRRAERPTVLEESP, via the coding sequence ATGACGACCGTGGAAACCAAGGCCAAGGCCAGGGTGGTGTTCCTCATCCGCGTGCCGCGGGAGCGCACCGAGGACTTCCTGGCCGCCTACGACAAGATCCGCTACGAGGTCGCCGAGGGGGTGCCCGGACACCTGGTCGACCAGGTCTGCCAGGCCTCCGGCGACCCGGAGCAGTGGCTGATCACCAGCGAGTGGGAGTCGCTGGCCGCGTTCGAGGCCTGGGAGGCCAGCCCGGACCACCGCACCCTGGTGAAGCCGATGCGCGAGTGCATGACCGAGGCGCGCTCGCTGCGCTTCACCGTCCATGCCCAGACCGCGCGGCGCGCACCCCGCCGGGCCGAGCGCCCGACCGTGTTGGAGGAATCGCCATGA
- a CDS encoding cupin domain-containing protein: MTTTHKTVARADIEPNRRRGGEIRVLLGPATVGSTSGFMGVAALQPGESIAEHYHPYSEEFLYVTAGELTVDLDGEPVVLGLDEAVLIPVNTRHRLRNNGSVEARAVFHLGTLAPRPELGHVDTETAEQAAEFTASQR, translated from the coding sequence ATGACCACGACGCACAAGACCGTCGCCCGTGCCGACATCGAGCCCAACCGCCGCCGCGGCGGCGAGATCCGCGTCCTGCTCGGCCCCGCGACCGTGGGCAGCACTTCGGGGTTCATGGGCGTGGCGGCGCTGCAGCCCGGTGAGAGCATCGCCGAGCACTACCACCCCTACAGCGAGGAGTTCCTCTACGTCACGGCGGGAGAGCTCACCGTCGACCTCGACGGCGAGCCGGTCGTGCTGGGCCTCGACGAGGCCGTCCTCATCCCGGTGAACACCCGGCACCGCTTGCGCAACAACGGTTCGGTGGAGGCGCGCGCGGTGTTCCACCTCGGCACGCTGGCCCCGCGCCCGGAGCTGGGCCACGTGGACACCGAGACCGCGGAACAGGCCGCCGAGTTCACCGCGAGCCAGCGGTGA